One Capsicum annuum cultivar UCD-10X-F1 chromosome 2, UCD10Xv1.1, whole genome shotgun sequence genomic window carries:
- the LOC107859820 gene encoding uncharacterized protein LOC107859820, translated as MPPCLCLPATLSLPSPILLFSTRHRFQRLKLPHASSKIALDSPLPNHTSTSQRNAIGVIVIGGGLAGLAAATRLQADNIPFLLLEASDAVGGRVRSDVVDGFILDRGFQIFITGYPEARKVLDYDSLDLRKFYSGAQVYYGGRFHTVADPLRHFSDALQSLANPIGTVVDKLLIGLTRLKVLTQGDDEILNADEVPTIDLLKKIGFSDSILERFFRPFFGGIFFDRELETTSRLFNFIFKCLALGDNTLPAKGIAAIPEQLAAKLPSDSILYNSRVVSVDSESDSSSRIRVKLQNGEILESEFGVILAVEEPEAVKLLSEKMAGKKTGEVRSTVCLYFSADQDKVPVQDPVLLLNGSGKGIVNNMFFATNVVPSYGPAGKALVSVTLVGLYGDVADEDLVDRIVKELSGWFGESVVGSWSYLRMYRIKFAQPNQCPPTNLKKNPEVKPGLYVCGDYVTSATFDGALVSGKKAAETLLQDRALVNL; from the coding sequence ATGCCGCCGTGCCTCTGTCTTCCCGCCACCCTCTCCCTCCCTTCTCCAATTCTTCTCTTCTCCACGCGCCACCGCTTCCAACGCCTTAAACTGCCGCATGCTTCCTCAAAAATAGCCCTCGACTCCCCATTACCCAATCACACGTCAACCTCTCAGCGTAATGCCATCGGAGTTATTGTGATCGGCGGCGGCTTAGCTGGCTTAGCAGCTGCCACTCGGCTTCAAGCCGATAACATCCCGTTTCTCCTTCTAGAAGCTTCTGATGCAGTTGGTGGTCGTGTTCGTTCCGATGTAGTTGACGGATTTATCCTTGATCGCGGTTTCCAGATTTTCATTACTGGTTACCCTGAAGCTCGAAAAGTCCTTGATTATGACTCTTTAGACCTCAGAAAGTTTTATTCCGGGGCTCAGGTTTACTATGGTGGTCGTTTCCACACTGTAGCTGATCCTCTCCGGCATTTCTCCGATGCTCTGCAATCTTTAGCCAATCCAATTGGTACAGTTGTAGATAAATTACTCATCGGATTGACTAGATTGAAAGTTTTGACGCAAGGCGATGATgaaatattgaatgctgatgaggTTCCTACAATTGATTTATTGAAAAAGATCGGTTTTTCGGATTCGATATTGGAGAGATTCTTTCGACCGTTTTTTGGCGGGATTTTCTTTGATAGAGAGCTTGAAACGACGTCGCGGCTgttcaatttcatcttcaaatgCTTAGCTCTTGGTGACAACACACTTCCGGCGAAGGGCATTGCCGCCATTCCGGAACAATTGGCGGCAAAATTGCCGTCGGATTCGATATTGTACAATTCACGAGTGGTTTCCGTTGATTCAGAATCGGATTCGAGCTCGAGGATAAGAGTTAAATTACAGAATGGAGAAATATTGGAAAGTGAATTTGGGGTAATATTGGCAGTTGAAGAGCCCGAAGCAGTTAAGTTATTGTCGGAAAAAATGGCGGGTAAAAAAACCGGTGAGGTTCGGAGCACAGTTTGTTTGTATTTTTCAGCTGATCAAGATAAAGTCCCGGTGCAGGACCCGGTACTTCTTCTTAACGGGTCGGGTAAAGGAATCGTCAATAACATGTTCTTCGCGACCAATGTTGTTCCCTCCTATGGTCCAGCAGGGAAGGCATTGGTTTCTGTAACGCTTGTGGGGCTTTATGGTGATGTGGCAGATGAGGATTTGGTGGATCGGATCGTGAAGGAGTTGTCCGGTTGGTTTGGGGAGTCGGTAGTTGGGTCGTGGAGTTACTTGAGGATGTATCGGATCAAGTTTGCCCAACCGAACCAATGCCCACCCACTAACTTGAAGAAGAACCCGGAAGTAAAACCGGGGCTGTACGTTTGTGGAGATTATGTAACTAGTGCTACTTTTGATGGAGCTTTGGTTTCTGGGAAAAAAGCAGCAGAAACTTTGTTACAAGATAGAGCACTAGTTAATTTATAG